A segment of the Vagococcus hydrophili genome:
TAACTGAAATCAAAAATATCGTAGAACAAGCTGAAGGTCTCATCAAGATGGTCACCATTGCTCCAGAACTACCGGGAACTGATGAAGTCATTGATTACTTAATCGCACAAAATATCGTGGTTGCAGCCGGACACACAAATGCAACGTATGAAGAAGCCCAAGATGCTTTCAATCGCGGCATTAATCATATCACTCACTGTTGTAATGCCATGCCAGCCATTCACCATAGATCTCCAGGAATTACTACAGCAGCTTTAGAAGATGACCGAGTAAGCATTCAAGCAATAATAGACAATGTACATTTACATCCTGGAATGGTCCGATTAATGCATAAAACAAAACAAGCCAATAATATGGTCTTAATCACAGACGCTCTTCAAGCAATGGGCGTAGGCGATGGACATTATCATTTCGGTGGACATGAGGTTACAGTTAAAGAAGGGATTGCCACACTTAAAGATGGAACACTCGCATCTAGTACAGTGACCATGAACCAAGCCTTAAAAATTAGCACTGAAATGGGAATTCCTTTAGGAGATAGTATCGAAATGGCAGCTAAAACACCTTCTAATCTACTATCATGTCCTACAATAGGGGTTATTCAAGAAGGTTATGATGCAGATCTAATAGCTCTTGACGAAAACTTTAATGTTTCACAAATATTCCTAAAAGGGATTAAAAAATAAAAAGAAAGCAGCCCGAATCAATTGAGATTTGGTCTGCTTTCTTTAGCATAAATTGTGCATTTTTTCCAAAAAAAAAACGCGTACAGCATGGCGACGTCCTACTCTCACAAGGGGAAACCCCTCACTACCCTCGGCGCTAAGAAACTTAACTTCTGTGTTCGGCATGGGAACAGGTGTATCCTTCTTGCCATCATCGCCACACTTACGTGCGTTTTATTTAATTGAGTGATTGTTCACTCAAAACTGAATGTTTTAGTTAGACATCTTTTTTTACTTCACCGTTTTTCTTTGGTTAAGTCCTCGATCGATTAGTACTAGTCCGCTCCGTACATCACTGCACTTCCACTCCTAGCCTATCTACCTGATCATCTTTCAGGGATCTTACTTTCTTAAAGAAATGGGAAATCTCATCTTGAGGGGGCTTCACGCTTAGATGCTTTCAGCGTTTATCCCTTCCACACATAGCTACCCAGCAATGCCCTTGGCAGAACAACTGGTACACCAGAGGTGTGTCCATCCCGGTCCTCTCGTACTAAGGACAGCTCCTCTCAAATTTCCAACGCCCGCGACGGATAGGGACCGAACTGTCTCACGACGTTCTGAACCCAGCTCGCGTGCCGCTTTAATGGGCGAACAGCCCAACCCTTGGGACCGACTACAGCCCCAGGATGCGACGAGCCGACATCGAGGTGCCAAACCTCCCCGTCGATGTGAACTCTTGGGGGAGATAAGCCTGTTATCCCCAGGGTAGCTTTTATCCGTTGAGCGATGGCCCTTCCATGCGGAACCACCGGATCACTAAGCCCGACTTTCGTCCCTGCTCGAGTTGTAGCTCTCGCAGTCAAGCTCCCTTATGCCTTTGCACTCTACGAATGATTTCCAACCATTCTGAGGGAACCTTTGGGCGCCTCCGTTACTTTTTAGGAGGCGACCGCCCCAGTCAAACTGTCCATCTGACACTGTCTCCCGCCACGATAAGTGGCGCGGGTTAGAATGGTCATAACACAAGGGTAGTATCCCACCAATGCCTCCCTCGAGACTAGCGTCCCGAGCTCTACGGCTCCTACCTATCCTGTACATGTGTTACAAACATTCAATATCAAACTACAGTAAAGCTCCATGGGGTCTTTCCGTCCTGTCGCGGGTAACCTGCATCTTCACAGGTACTAAAATTTCACCGAGTCTCTCGTTGAGACAGTGCCCAAATCGTTACGCCTTTCGTGCGGGTCGGAACTTACCCGACAAGGAATTTCGCTACCTTAGGACCGTTATAGTTACGGCCGCCGTTTACTGGGGCTTCAATTCTGAGCTTCGCTACTAGCTAACCCATCCTCTTAACCTTCCAGCACCGGGCAGGCGTCAGCCCCTATACGTCATCTTTCGATTTTGCAGAGACCTGTGTTTTTGATAAACAGTCGCTTGGGCCTATTCACTGCGGCTGAACTTGCGTTCAGCACCCCTTCTCCCTAAGTTACGGGGTCATTTTGCCGAGTTCCTTAACGAGAGTTCTCTCGCTCACCTTAGGATTCTCTCCTCGACTACCTGTGTCGGTTTGCGGTACGGGCCGTTTGTTTCTAACTAGAAGCTTTTCTTGGCAGTGTGATATTAAGACTTCGGTACTAAATTTCCCTCCTCATCACAACTTGTCCTTAGAGGTAAAAGCATTTGACTCTTACCAAGACTTGTTGCTTGAACGCACATATCCAACAGTGCGATCTTGTAACCTACTGCGTCCCTCCATTGTTCAAACAAAACAAACGGGTACAGGAATCTCAACCTGTTATCCATCGCCTACGCCTATCGGCCTCAGCTTAGGTCCCGACTAACCCTGGGAGGACGAGCCTTCCCCAGGAAACCTTAGTCATTCGGTGGACAGGATTCTCACCTGTCTTTCGCTACTCATACCGGCATTCTCACTTCTAAGCGCTCCACCAGTCCTTACGATCTAGCTTCAACGCCCTTAGAACGCTCTCCTACCATAGAACCTAAGTTCTATCCACAGCTTCGGTAATATGTTTAGCCCCGGTACATTTTCGGCGCAAGGGCACTCGACTAGTGAGCTATTACGCACTCTTTAAATGGTGGCTGCTTCTGAGCCAACATCCTAGTTGTTTGTGCACCCTCACATCCTTTTCCACTTAACATATATTTGGGGACCTTAGCTGGTGGTCTGGGCTGTTTCCCTTTCGACAATGGATCTTATCACTCACTGTCTGACTCCCGGACATAAATGAATGGCATTCGGAGTTTATCTGAATTCGGTAACCCGAGACGGGCCCCTAGTCCAAACAGTGCTCTACCTCCATCATTCTAATTCCGAGGCTAGCCCTAAAGCTATTTCGGAGAGAACCAGCTATCTCCAAGTTCGTTTGGAATTTCTCCGCTACCCACACCTCATCCCCGCACTTTTCAACGTACGTGGGTTCGGTCCTCCAGTGCGTTTTACCGCACCTTCAACCTGGACATGGGTAGGTCACTTGGTTTCGGGTCTACGACTACATACTCACTCGCCCTATTCAGACTCGCTTTCGCTACGGCTCCGCTTCTTCAGCTTAACCTCGCATGCAATCGTAACTCGCCGGTTCATTCTGCAAAAGGCACGCCATCACCCATTAACGGGCTCTGACTTTTTGTAGGCACACGGTTTCAGGTTCTATTTCACTCCCCTTCCGGGGTGCTTTTCACCTTTCCCTCACGGTACTGGTACACTATCGGTCACTAGAGAGTATTTAGCCTTGGGAGATGGTCCTCCCGGATTCCGACGGAATTTCTCGTGTTCCGCCGTACTCAGGATACTCATAGGTGTGTTGTCAATTTCGTCTACGGGGCTTTTACCCGCTCCGGCTGACCTTTCCAGGTCGATTCGACTATCCACAACAGCTACCACAGCTGAGTCCTACAACCCCAACAAGCAAGCTTGTTGGTTTGGGCTGTTTCCGTTTCGCTCGCCGCTACTAAGGAAATCGATTTTTCTTTCTCTTCCTGCAGGTACTTAGATGTTTCAGTTCTCTGCGTCTACCTCTAACAAGCTATGTATTCACTTGAAAGTAACATCCTATAAAAGATGCTGGGTTCCCCCATTCGGAAATCTCTGGATCATAGCTTACTTACAGCTCCCCAAAGCATATCGGAGTTAGTCCCGTCCTTCATCGGCTTCTAGTGCCAAGGCATCCACCGTGCGCCCTTATTCACTTAACCTTTTTCTAACCTAATGGTTAGACTTTGTTTATTTAAATCAACTAGCGATAGCTAATTTAAATAATATTTTATGTATCACAATTTTAATAATAAAACTGATCAACTCGGTGTGTTAAAAAAAATGTTGATGTCTAACTTCAACTATCCAGTTTTCAATGAACAATGTTTCTGAGAGTAAACCTCTCAAAACTAAACAAAGTAAGTACAACCATGTGATTTCCGTAATATTCCTTAGAAAGGAGGTGATCCAGCCGCACCTTCCGATACGGCTACCTTGTTACGACTTCACCCCAATCATCTATCCCACCTTAGGCGGCTGGCTCCTAAAAGGTTACCTCACCGACTTTGGGTGTTACAAACTCTCGTGGTGTGACGGGCGGTGTGTACAAGGCCCGGGAACGTATTCACCGTGGCATGCTGATCCACGATTACTAGCGATTCCGGCTTCATGTAGGCGAGTTGCAGCCTACAATCCGAACTGAGAACGGCTTTAAGAGATTAGCTAAACCTCGCGGTCTCGCAACTCATTGTACCGTCCATTGTAGCACGTGTGTAGCCCAGGTCATAAGGGGCATGATGATTTGACGTCATCCCCACCTTCCTCCGGTTTGTCACCGGCAGTCTTGCTAGAGTGCCCAACTAAATGATGGCAACTAACAATAAGGGTTGCGCTCGTTGCGGGACTTAACCCAACATCTCACGACACGAGCTGACGACAACCATGCACCACCTGTCACTTTGTCCCCGAAGGGAAAGCTCTATCTCTAGAGTGGTCAAAGGATGTCAAGACCTGGTAAGGTTCTTCGCGTTGCTTCGAATTAAACCACATGCTCCACCGCTTGTGCGGGCCCCCGTCAATTCCTTTGAGTTTCAACCTTGCGGTCGTACTCCCCAGGCGGAGTGCTTAATGCGTTAACTGCAGCACTGAAGGGCGGAAACCCTCCAACACTTAGCACTCATCGTTTACGGCGTGGACTACCAGGGTATCTAATCCTGTTTGCTCCCCACGCTTTCGAGCCTCAGCGTCAGTTACAGACCAGAGAGTCGCCTTCGCCACTGGTGTTCCTCCATATATCTACGCATTTCACCGCTACACATGGAATTCCACTCTCCTCTTCTGCACTCAAGTCCTCCAGTTTCCAATGACCTTCCTCGGTTGAGCCGAGGGCTTTCACATCAGACTTAAAAGACCGCCTGCGCTCGCTTTACGCCCAATAAATCCGGACAACGCTTGCCACCTACGTATTACCGCGGCTGCTGGCACGTAGTTAGCCGTGGCTTTCTGGTTAGATACCGTCAAGGCGGGAGCAGTTACTCTCCCACTTGTTCTTCTCTAACAACAGAGTTTTACGATCCGAAAACCTTCTTCACTCACGCGGCGTTGCTCGGTCAGACTTTCGTCCATTGCCGAAGATTCCCTACTGCTGCCTCCCGTAGGAGTCTGGGCCGTGTCTCAGTCCCAGTGTGGCCGATCACCCTCTCAGGTCGGCTATGCATCACGGTCTTGGTAGGCCATTACCCCACCAACTAACTAATGCAGCGCGGGCCCATCCAACAGTGACACCCGAAAGCGTCTTTTATTATTCTCCCATGCGGGAAAACAAATTATGCGGTATTAGCACCTGTTTCCAAGTGTTATCCCCCTCTGTTGGGCAGGTTGCCCACGTGTTACTCACCCGTCCGCCACTCTCTGATTTTCGGTGGAGCAAGCTCCGGTGAAAATCAAAGCGTTCGACTTGCATGTATTAGGCACGCCGCCAGCGTTCGTCCTGAGCCAGGATCAAACTCTCAATAAAAGTTGATTAACATCTTGCGATGTTTAGCTCATTAATTTTAAAACTTGCTAGCGAATGTTATTTCACTAAATATGGTTTGTTTCTACTAAGTAGAAACGCCCTATCACATTTGGTTTGTCTTACTTTGTTTAGTTTTCAAAGGTCTAATCTGTGTTGCTTTAACAACTTTTATATCATACCAAGTTGTCAGAAGATTGTCAACACTTTTTAAAAATATTTTTTAAAGAATTTTTTTCTTTAAAATCGGGAAGACAGGATTCGAACCTGCGACCCCTTGGTCCCAAACCAAGTGCTCTACCAAGCTGAGCTACTTCCCGTATCATTCTTAAAAACGCGCCCAAGAGGAGTCGAACCCCTAACCTTCTGATCCGTAGTCAGACACTCTATCCAATTGAGCTATGGGCGCTTGTAAAAATATTATTAAAATGCCGAGGACCGGAATCGAACCGGTACGGTGATCACTCACCGCAGGATTTTAAGTCCTGTGCGTCTGCCAGTTCCGCCACCCCGGCTAAGAACTCATAAAAGCGGAAGACGAGGTTCGAACTCGCGACCCCCACCTTGGCAAGGTGATGTTCTACCACTGAACTACTTCCGCTTATTTAAAGTGCCGGCTAAAGGAGTTGAACCCTCGACCCTCTGATTACAAATCAGATGCTCTACCAACTGAGCTAAGCCGGCTTATTTTTTACAAAAAAAATGACCCGTACTGGGCTCGAACCAGTGACCCTCTGATTAAAAGTCAGATGCTCTACCAACTGAGCTAACGAGTCGTCATTCTTTAAAATGGAGGTTAACGGGATCGAACCGCTGACCCCCTGCTTGTAAGGCAGGTGCTCTCCCAGCTGAGCTAAACCTCCGAATAAAAAAAACGCGTACAGCATGGCGACGTCCTACTCTCACAAGGGGAAACCCCTCACTACCCTCGGCGCTAAGAAACTTAACTTCTGTGTTCGGCATGGGAACAGGTGTATCCTTCTTGCCATCATCGCCACACTTACGTGCGTTTTATTTAATTGAGTGATTGTTCACTCAAAACTGAATGTTTTAGTTAGACATCTTTTTTTACTTCACCGTTTTTCTTTGGTTAAGTCCTCGATCGATTAGTACTAGTCCGCTCCGTACATCACTGCACTTCCACTCCTAGCCTATCTACCTGATCATCTTTCAGGGATCTTACTTTCTTAAAGAAATGGGAAATCTCATCTTGAGGGGGGCTTCACGCTTAGATGCTTTCAGCGTTTATCCCTTCCACACATAGCTACCCAGCAATGCCCTTGGCAGAACAACTGGTACACCAGAGGTGTGTCCATCCCGGTCCTCTCGTACTAAGGACAGCTCCTCTCAAATTTCCAACGCCCGCGACGGATAGGGACCGAACTGTCTCACGACGTTCTGAACCCAGCTCGCGTGCCGCTTTAATGGGCGAACAGCCCAACCCTTGGGACCGACTACAGCCCCAGGATGCGACGAGCCGACATCGAGGTGCCAAACCTCCCCGTCGATGTGAACTCTTGGGGGAGATAAGCCTGTTATCCCCAGGGTAGCTTTTATCCGTTGAGCGATGGCCCTTCCATGCGGAACCACCGGATCACTAAGCCCGACTTTCGTCCCTGCTCGAGTTGTAGCTCTCGCAGTCAAGCTCCCTTATGCCTTTGCACTCTACGAATGATTTCCAACCATTCTGAGGGAACCTTTGGGCGCCTCCGTTACTTTTTAGGAGGCGACCGCCCCAGTCAAACTGTCCATCTGACACTGTCTCCCGCCACGATAAGTGGCGCGGGTTAGAATGGTCATAACACAAGGGTAGTATCCCACCAATGCCTCCCTCGAGACTAGCGTCCCGAGCTCTACGGCTCCTACCTATCCTGTACATGTGTTACAAACATTCAATATCAAACTACAGTAAAGCTCCATGGGGTCTTTCCGTCCTGTCGCGGGTAACCTGCATCTTCACAGGTACTAAAATTTCACCGAGTCTCTCGTTGAGACAGTGCCCAAATCGTTACGCCTTTCGTGCGGGTCGGAACTTACCCGACAAGGAATTTCGCTACCTTAGGACCGTTATAGTTACGGCCGCCGTTTACTGGGGCTTCAATTCTGAGCTTCGCTACTAGCTAACCCATCCTCTTAACCTTCCAGCACCGGGCAGGCGTCAGCCCCTATACGTCATCTTTCGATTTTGCAGAGACCTGTGTTTTTGATAAACAGTCGCTTGGGCCTATTCACTGCGGCTGAACTTGCGTTCAGCACCCCTTCTCCCTAAGTTACGGGGTCATTTTGCCGAGTTCCTTAACGAGAGTTCTCTCGCTCACCTTAGGATTCTCTCCTCGACTACCTGTGTCGGTTTGCGGTACGGGCCGTTTGTTTCTAACTAGAAGCTTTTCTTGGCAGTGTGATATTAAGACTTCGGTACTAAATTTCCCTCCTCATCACAACTTGTCCT
Coding sequences within it:
- the nagA gene encoding N-acetylglucosamine-6-phosphate deacetylase codes for the protein MQTLLKQATIINNNKEQLVDIIIENQLIKNISTASEEINPENFDHIINLEKQLLIPGMIDVHIHGANHYDMMDGTTKSIQEVSKKCLETGCTGFLVTSVTSSLEQLLNMIAATKKVIGKEEGAKILGIHLEGPYLNPIKKGMQDPNYLRLPDLTEIKNIVEQAEGLIKMVTIAPELPGTDEVIDYLIAQNIVVAAGHTNATYEEAQDAFNRGINHITHCCNAMPAIHHRSPGITTAALEDDRVSIQAIIDNVHLHPGMVRLMHKTKQANNMVLITDALQAMGVGDGHYHFGGHEVTVKEGIATLKDGTLASSTVTMNQALKISTEMGIPLGDSIEMAAKTPSNLLSCPTIGVIQEGYDADLIALDENFNVSQIFLKGIKK